Proteins from one Romboutsia sp. CE17 genomic window:
- a CDS encoding YciI family protein, producing MKYFIIEGIIKNADLMDENKMKEHMNYTQKAMDKGLILMSGLKEDMSGGLFIMKADSIEKIDDYLSNEPFKVYGIQDYNVTEFSPHYFNESPNKWFNK from the coding sequence ATGAAATATTTTATTATTGAGGGTATAATAAAAAATGCAGACTTAATGGATGAGAATAAGATGAAAGAACATATGAATTATACTCAAAAAGCAATGGATAAAGGCTTAATATTAATGTCTGGACTTAAAGAGGATATGAGCGGTGGATTATTTATTATGAAAGCGGACTCCATTGAAAAGATAGATGACTATTTATCTAATGAGCCATTTAAAGTTTATGGTATTCAAGATTACAATGTTACGGAATTTTCACCTCATTACTTTAATGAGTCACCTAATAAATGGTTTAATAAATAA
- the glpK gene encoding glycerol kinase GlpK → MSKKYIMALDQGTTSSRAILFDKQGNIVATSQKEFTQIYPNPGWVEHNAMEIWGSQSGVMREVLETNSISPNEIAAIGITNQRETTIVWDKNTGKPIYNAIVWQCRRTSEICDEIEANGYKDMIKDKTGLILDAYFSGTKIKWILDNVKGAREKANNGELLFGTVDTWLIWNLTRGKVHITDYSNASRTMLYNIKELKWDDEILELLDIPKSMLPEVKPSSCVYGYTDEHMLAGAQIPIAGIAGDQQAALFGQTCFEEGSAKNTYGTGCFMLMNTGDKLVESKNGLLTTIAWGVDGKVEYALEGSIFIGGAVIQWLRDELKVLYNAKESQFYAESVKDTNGVYIVPAFAGLGAPHWNMYARGCVMGLTRGANREHLVRAALESIAYQVKDVLHAMEEDSGLKLAGLKVDGGASANDFLMQFQADILNTNINRPKVVETTALGAAYLAGLAVGFYENKDDIKNSWVMDKEFSSNMDDDRRVKLYKGWKKAVKRSLDWAKEDEEELATSEC, encoded by the coding sequence ATGAGTAAAAAATACATAATGGCATTAGATCAAGGTACAACAAGTTCAAGAGCAATATTATTTGATAAACAAGGTAATATAGTAGCAACTTCGCAAAAAGAATTTACACAGATTTATCCTAATCCAGGATGGGTGGAACATAATGCAATGGAAATATGGGGAAGTCAAAGTGGAGTAATGAGAGAGGTTTTAGAAACAAACTCTATATCACCTAATGAAATAGCTGCTATAGGTATTACAAATCAAAGAGAAACTACAATAGTTTGGGATAAAAATACTGGTAAACCAATATACAATGCTATAGTATGGCAATGTAGAAGAACTTCTGAAATATGTGATGAAATTGAAGCTAATGGCTATAAAGATATGATAAAGGATAAAACTGGCCTTATATTAGATGCTTATTTCTCCGGAACAAAAATAAAATGGATACTTGATAATGTTAAAGGAGCAAGAGAGAAAGCTAATAATGGTGAATTATTATTTGGTACAGTTGATACTTGGTTAATATGGAACTTAACTAGAGGTAAAGTACATATTACTGATTATTCTAATGCTTCAAGAACCATGCTTTATAATATAAAAGAATTAAAATGGGATGATGAAATACTAGAGTTATTAGATATACCAAAAAGTATGCTACCTGAAGTAAAACCTTCTAGTTGTGTATACGGATATACTGATGAGCATATGCTAGCAGGAGCACAAATTCCAATAGCAGGTATAGCAGGAGACCAACAAGCTGCGTTATTTGGTCAAACTTGTTTTGAAGAAGGTAGTGCAAAAAATACTTATGGAACAGGTTGCTTTATGTTAATGAATACTGGAGACAAATTAGTAGAATCTAAGAATGGCTTATTAACTACTATTGCTTGGGGTGTTGATGGTAAAGTAGAATATGCTTTAGAAGGAAGTATATTTATAGGTGGAGCTGTTATACAATGGTTAAGAGATGAGTTAAAAGTACTATATAATGCTAAAGAAAGTCAATTTTATGCTGAAAGTGTAAAAGATACTAATGGTGTTTATATAGTTCCAGCATTTGCAGGTCTTGGAGCACCTCATTGGAATATGTATGCAAGAGGTTGTGTAATGGGTCTTACACGCGGAGCAAATAGAGAACATTTAGTTCGTGCTGCTCTTGAATCTATAGCTTATCAAGTAAAAGATGTACTTCATGCTATGGAAGAAGATTCAGGATTAAAACTTGCAGGTCTTAAAGTTGATGGAGGTGCAAGTGCAAATGATTTCTTAATGCAATTCCAAGCTGATATATTAAATACTAATATAAATAGACCTAAAGTTGTTGAAACTACTGCTCTAGGTGCAGCATATTTAGCAGGTCTTGCAGTAGGATTCTATGAAAATAAAGATGATATTAAAAATTCTTGGGTAATGGACAAAGAATTTAGTTCTAATATGGATGATGATAGAAGAGTTAAATTATATAAGGGATGGAAAAAAGCAGTTAAAAGATCTCTTGATTGGGCTAAGGAAGATGAAGAAGAGTTAGCTACTTCTGAATGTTAA
- a CDS encoding GH25 family lysozyme: MSYKGIDVSHYQGNIYWSKVKENIDFAILRLGWIGNNNNHTLDTMFEEYYNSCKSIGIPIGIYVYNYCNSEEAAKSGAEWAVEQLKDKNIDLPIYIDMEDSSIESLGKVKLTNICITFNTVIENTGYSAGVYANLDWYTNLLNKNTIKERYTTWIAHYGVPEDEYEGQYDMLQYSSTGVLSGISGHVDMNIMYRDLINENKDQNTGRKTIEELAKEVIDGQWGNGEERKTRLTKAGYDYRAVQEKVNEILGNYYPACSSSYNSIVEALKSIGVDSSFNNRKKIAVKNGISDYSGTATQNIELLNKLKSGRLIKA; the protein is encoded by the coding sequence ATGAGTTATAAAGGTATTGATGTAAGTCACTATCAAGGAAATATTTATTGGAGTAAAGTAAAAGAAAATATTGATTTTGCTATATTGAGGTTAGGTTGGATAGGAAATAATAACAATCATACATTAGACACAATGTTTGAAGAATATTATAATTCCTGTAAAAGTATTGGTATTCCAATAGGTATATATGTGTATAATTATTGCAATTCAGAGGAAGCAGCTAAAAGTGGCGCTGAGTGGGCTGTAGAGCAATTGAAAGATAAAAATATTGATTTACCTATTTATATTGATATGGAAGATAGTTCTATCGAGAGCTTAGGTAAAGTGAAATTAACTAATATTTGTATTACATTTAATACTGTAATAGAAAATACAGGATATTCTGCAGGTGTTTATGCAAATCTTGATTGGTACACAAATTTGCTTAATAAAAATACGATAAAAGAAAGATACACAACATGGATTGCACATTATGGAGTACCAGAAGATGAATATGAAGGTCAATATGATATGCTTCAATATTCTTCAACAGGTGTATTGTCAGGAATATCAGGGCATGTTGATATGAATATAATGTATAGAGATTTAATTAATGAAAATAAAGACCAGAATACAGGTAGAAAAACAATTGAAGAATTAGCAAAAGAAGTAATTGATGGTCAATGGGGTAATGGAGAAGAAAGAAAAACAAGACTTACTAAAGCAGGATATGATTATAGAGCTGTTCAAGAAAAAGTAAATGAAATATTAGGAAATTATTATCCAGCTTGTAGCTCAAGCTATAATTCAATAGTTGAAGCTTTAAAATCTATTGGTGTTGATAGTTCTTTTAATAACAGAAAAAAGATAGCTGTAAAAAATGGAATAAGTGACTATTCAGGAACAGCAACACAAAATATAGAGCTATTAAATAAATTAAAGTCTGGTAGATTAATTAAGGCTTAA
- a CDS encoding sugar O-acetyltransferase — translation MTEREKLEKGLWYDANYDTELLEERANAEELYFYFNQTNPKDAAKKEEILKQLLPHKGENITILSPFYTDYGYNCFIGNETFINHNTYLMDCAPITIGKHCFIGPNCGMYTAIHPIVAKERNQGLEMAKPITIKDNVWIGGDVTILPGVTIGEGSVIGAKSLVTKDIPANVIAVGNPCRVVRPITDEDLIKPSLNF, via the coding sequence ATGACAGAACGTGAAAAATTAGAGAAAGGACTTTGGTATGATGCTAATTATGATACAGAATTGTTAGAGGAAAGAGCTAATGCTGAAGAACTATATTTTTATTTCAACCAGACCAATCCAAAGGATGCTGCAAAAAAAGAAGAGATATTAAAACAACTTTTACCACATAAAGGAGAAAATATAACGATTCTATCTCCTTTTTATACAGATTATGGATATAACTGCTTTATTGGAAATGAAACCTTTATTAACCATAATACCTACTTAATGGACTGTGCACCAATTACAATAGGGAAACATTGTTTTATTGGTCCTAACTGCGGAATGTATACTGCAATTCATCCTATTGTAGCCAAGGAAAGAAATCAAGGATTAGAAATGGCAAAACCTATCACAATAAAAGATAATGTTTGGATTGGTGGAGATGTTACTATTCTTCCTGGAGTAACTATTGGAGAGGGAAGTGTTATTGGTGCAAAAAGTCTAGTAACCAAAGATATTCCAGCTAATGTTATAGCAGTAGGAAACCCCTGTCGTGTTGTACGTCCTATTACTGATGAAGATTTAATAAAACCATCGCTAAATTTCTAA
- a CDS encoding DUF1667 domain-containing protein, producing MKELVCIVCPMGCNLNITENEDGFIVKGNTCKRGEKYGIQEMTNPKRMITTTVKLKNSYLQLLPVKTEDSIPKEMIFDIMKELDKVSVSAPINSGDIIVKNILNTGINIISTKTIEAISK from the coding sequence ATGAAAGAGTTAGTATGTATAGTTTGCCCAATGGGATGTAATTTAAATATAACAGAAAATGAAGATGGATTCATAGTAAAAGGTAATACATGTAAAAGAGGAGAGAAGTATGGAATACAAGAAATGACTAACCCAAAAAGAATGATTACAACTACTGTAAAACTTAAAAATTCATATTTGCAATTACTTCCAGTAAAGACAGAGGATAGCATACCTAAAGAAATGATTTTTGACATTATGAAAGAATTAGATAAAGTAAGTGTGTCTGCACCGATTAATTCAGGAGATATAATAGTAAAAAATATTCTAAATACAGGAATAAATATAATAAGCACGAAAACTATAGAAGCTATAAGTAAATAA
- a CDS encoding DUF6873 family GME fold protein, which produces MEFVKESFIVNGNLSLALLDKRITNKMEKSLSERNIEVIKTPVCNETYEAITHHPDITVCKLNDNNIVVAPNVYEYYYNNLQPLGFNVIKGESFIEYNYPNNIQYNVAIFGNYAIHNFNYTDKKILEYLDKNNIKKIHVKQGYCKCSICIVDESSIITSDEGIYKEAIKNELNCLLIEKGHINLFDLNYGFIGGCSGLISNDTLAFFGDISNHPSYNEIVDFVSSRNKNIISLSNEELLDLGSIIPLCIND; this is translated from the coding sequence ATGGAATTTGTAAAAGAATCTTTTATTGTAAATGGAAATTTATCTTTAGCATTATTAGATAAGAGAATCACTAATAAAATGGAAAAGTCATTAAGTGAAAGAAATATAGAAGTTATAAAAACACCTGTATGTAATGAAACTTATGAAGCTATTACACATCATCCTGATATAACGGTTTGCAAGTTAAATGATAATAATATTGTAGTAGCACCTAATGTATATGAGTATTACTATAATAATTTACAACCCTTAGGATTTAATGTTATAAAGGGAGAATCTTTTATTGAGTATAACTACCCTAATAATATACAGTATAACGTTGCTATATTTGGAAATTATGCTATACATAACTTTAACTATACTGATAAAAAAATATTAGAATACTTAGATAAGAACAATATAAAAAAAATACATGTAAAGCAAGGTTACTGTAAGTGCTCAATATGTATAGTTGATGAAAGCTCTATAATAACTTCAGATGAAGGGATTTATAAAGAAGCTATTAAAAATGAATTAAACTGCCTTTTAATAGAAAAAGGACATATAAACTTATTTGATCTTAATTACGGTTTTATTGGTGGATGTAGTGGACTAATTTCTAATGATACTCTAGCATTCTTTGGTGATATAAGCAATCATCCTAGCTATAATGAGATAGTTGACTTTGTAAGTAGTAGAAATAAAAATATTATCTCTTTGAGTAATGAAGAGTTATTAGATTTAGGTTCTATAATTCCTCTATGTATTAATGATTAA
- a CDS encoding deoxyguanosinetriphosphate triphosphohydrolase family protein, translating into MENMKFKEFAIFEGNSKYNECINRNESIYKRTNDIRSEFYRDYNRILHSNAYRRLKHKTQVFFATNNDHICTRMEHVNHVLSVSYSIAKYLGLNTELTMAISIGHDIGHAPFGHDGERVLNNFTNDKLKTRFWHEKNSLRFADFIETLPTQTDEEINLNLTYAVRDGIICHCGEVKSKPLFPRNDKIDLDLMSKPGQLPPYTWEGCVVKISDKISYLGRDIEDALRLKILNQSQINELNNITKKFNIPNFDKINNTVILHNLITNLCENSSLENGIMLSPDYSEFMDSIKTFCYKNIYYHNRLGNFQKYVELVLNTILETLESMYDKDNTLQRLVEHSEIYPLLCDSFAKWLIKYTSNYKDNPRGKKYKNRKIYNISNKDEYYKAMVDYVSSMTDPFAIKIFNELLQF; encoded by the coding sequence ATGGAGAATATGAAATTTAAAGAGTTTGCTATATTTGAAGGTAATAGTAAATATAATGAATGCATTAATAGAAATGAATCAATATACAAACGAACTAATGATATTAGAAGTGAGTTCTACAGAGATTATAATAGAATACTTCACTCTAATGCTTATAGAAGATTAAAACATAAGACTCAAGTTTTCTTTGCTACTAATAATGACCATATCTGTACTAGAATGGAACATGTAAATCATGTATTATCAGTAAGTTATTCTATAGCTAAGTATTTAGGGCTAAACACAGAACTTACTATGGCAATTTCTATAGGTCATGATATTGGACATGCTCCATTTGGTCATGATGGAGAAAGAGTTTTAAATAACTTTACTAATGATAAGTTAAAAACTAGGTTTTGGCATGAGAAAAATAGTCTAAGATTTGCTGATTTTATAGAAACATTACCTACTCAGACTGATGAGGAGATTAATTTAAATTTAACTTATGCTGTTAGAGATGGTATAATCTGTCATTGTGGAGAGGTTAAGTCTAAGCCTCTTTTTCCTAGAAATGATAAAATAGATTTAGACCTTATGTCTAAGCCAGGTCAACTTCCGCCTTATACATGGGAAGGATGTGTAGTTAAGATTTCAGATAAAATTTCTTATCTTGGAAGAGATATAGAAGACGCTTTAAGATTAAAGATACTAAATCAAAGTCAAATTAATGAACTAAATAATATAACAAAAAAGTTTAATATTCCAAACTTCGATAAGATTAATAATACTGTTATTTTACATAACTTGATTACAAATTTATGCGAAAATAGTAGTTTAGAAAATGGTATAATGTTATCTCCTGATTACTCAGAGTTTATGGATAGTATTAAAACTTTTTGTTATAAAAATATATATTACCACAATAGACTTGGCAATTTTCAAAAGTACGTTGAATTAGTTTTAAATACTATATTAGAAACATTAGAGTCTATGTATGATAAAGATAATACCTTACAAAGGCTTGTAGAACATTCTGAAATTTATCCTCTTTTATGTGATAGTTTTGCTAAGTGGCTTATTAAGTATACTTCAAATTATAAAGATAACCCAAGGGGTAAAAAATATAAAAACAGAAAAATATATAATATATCTAATAAAGATGAGTATTATAAAGCAATGGTAGATTATGTTTCTTCTATGACCGATCCATTTGCTATCAAAATATTCAATGAATTGTTGCAATTCTAA
- a CDS encoding YkgJ family cysteine cluster protein, which translates to MRSINILDEISDGKLYDIEDMVKADTCGCDGCSDCCHDVGDLVMLTPFDVYEITSYLGVDFDELVGDKIQLREDNKILLPYLKMQDKNKYCSFLNKEGRCMIHSKRPNICRMFPLGRVYKNDDFKYFLQIENCPKDNLKDVKVRDWLGIKNYYENKKFILEWHKFIKALTFRLKFMRDEKEIEEVNKIILDNFYRIKIEGDFYNEFMKCLPEVKNRLGII; encoded by the coding sequence ATGAGATCTATAAATATACTAGATGAAATTTCAGATGGAAAACTATATGATATTGAAGATATGGTAAAAGCAGACACATGTGGTTGTGATGGATGTAGTGACTGCTGTCATGATGTAGGAGATTTAGTGATGCTTACACCTTTTGATGTCTATGAAATAACAAGTTACTTAGGTGTAGATTTTGATGAATTAGTAGGTGATAAAATTCAACTTAGAGAAGACAATAAAATTTTGTTACCTTATTTGAAAATGCAGGATAAAAATAAATACTGTAGTTTTTTAAATAAAGAAGGAAGATGCATGATACATTCTAAACGACCAAATATTTGTCGTATGTTTCCTCTTGGTAGAGTATACAAAAATGATGATTTTAAATATTTCTTACAAATAGAAAACTGTCCAAAAGATAATTTGAAAGATGTTAAAGTTAGAGATTGGCTTGGAATTAAAAATTATTATGAAAATAAAAAGTTTATACTAGAGTGGCATAAATTTATTAAAGCTCTAACTTTTCGTTTAAAGTTTATGAGAGATGAAAAAGAAATTGAAGAAGTTAATAAAATTATCTTAGATAATTTCTATCGTATCAAAATCGAAGGCGATTTTTATAATGAATTTATGAAATGCTTACCTGAAGTAAAAAATAGATTGGGAATTATCTAA
- a CDS encoding YgjV family protein produces MFSIQPIEWVGYLASILIVISLTMTDIIKLRIINTLGCITFVVYGLAVKAYPVALSNLAIIIINFYNIYKIRKNS; encoded by the coding sequence ATGTTTTCAATTCAACCAATAGAGTGGGTGGGATATTTAGCTTCTATATTAATAGTAATCTCACTTACAATGACTGATATAATTAAATTAAGAATAATAAATACACTTGGATGTATAACTTTTGTAGTTTATGGGCTAGCTGTAAAAGCATACCCTGTTGCTCTATCTAATTTAGCTATAATTATAATCAATTTTTATAACATATATAAAATTAGAAAAAATAGTTAA
- a CDS encoding (2Fe-2S)-binding protein, which yields MAADKIICHCKQVSYLDIRKAMIKGARTLDEIKEMTGAATGCGRCAGEVEKILASVCGCKGVSLETVVNAVNNGANTTDAVAEETGAGSCCGRCKVLVENVIELKR from the coding sequence ATGGCTGCAGATAAAATAATATGTCATTGTAAACAAGTTAGTTATTTAGATATTAGAAAGGCAATGATCAAGGGTGCTCGTACTCTTGATGAGATAAAAGAAATGACTGGTGCTGCTACAGGATGTGGTAGATGTGCTGGTGAAGTAGAAAAAATATTAGCTTCAGTATGTGGATGTAAAGGTGTATCTTTAGAAACAGTTGTAAATGCTGTAAATAATGGAGCTAACACTACTGATGCAGTAGCTGAGGAAACTGGTGCTGGATCTTGTTGTGGAAGATGTAAAGTATTAGTTGAAAACGTAATAGAATTAAAGAGATAA
- a CDS encoding 3D domain-containing protein codes for MKRRLIMTATTLAILFTPIVNINSYATENTTINMENTENGYINANTVNFREEANLDSKVHYTLDKNEDVNIVSYEEDWVKVVHNDKVGYVHSKYVSEGSSKETSVEYTKMNVKATAYAGDTITSTGTTPKWGTIAVDPEVIPYGTKVYIPEFDKVFIAEDTGSAIKGNKIDIFMDTEAHCNEWGVRDIEIYILA; via the coding sequence ATGAAAAGAAGACTTATAATGACAGCAACTACACTAGCCATATTGTTTACACCTATAGTAAATATAAATTCATATGCAACTGAAAATACAACAATTAACATGGAAAATACAGAAAATGGATATATAAATGCAAATACAGTAAACTTTAGAGAAGAAGCCAATTTAGATTCAAAAGTACATTATACATTAGATAAAAATGAAGATGTTAATATAGTATCTTATGAAGAAGATTGGGTGAAAGTTGTTCATAATGATAAAGTTGGATATGTTCATTCAAAGTATGTTAGTGAAGGCTCAAGTAAGGAAACAAGTGTAGAATATACAAAGATGAATGTAAAAGCAACAGCTTATGCAGGAGATACAATAACTTCAACTGGAACAACTCCAAAATGGGGAACTATAGCAGTTGACCCTGAAGTTATACCTTATGGTACAAAAGTTTATATACCTGAGTTTGATAAGGTATTTATAGCAGAAGATACAGGAAGTGCAATTAAAGGTAATAAAATTGATATATTTATGGATACAGAAGCTCATTGTAATGAATGGGGAGTAAGAGATATAGAGATATATATACTAGCATAA
- a CDS encoding glycerol-3-phosphate responsive antiterminator, whose product MRDLLEVNPIIGAIKNDECIHRVIKSDCEIVFLLSGDIITLKDRVNLLHKHNKKVFVHIDMITGISTNPIIIDYLKKESNIDGIITTKANIVKRAVELNLNVVQRFFFIDSMSLENAIESLRKVKPQAIEIMPGILPKVIKRINKEFSNIPIICGGLIDEKEEIIKVLSYGAMAVSTSKYEIW is encoded by the coding sequence ATGAGAGATTTACTGGAAGTAAACCCTATTATCGGGGCAATTAAAAATGATGAGTGTATACATAGAGTTATAAAATCTGATTGTGAAATAGTTTTTTTACTTAGTGGTGATATAATAACCCTTAAAGATAGAGTTAATTTATTACATAAACATAATAAAAAAGTTTTCGTTCATATAGATATGATAACAGGTATATCAACTAATCCAATTATTATAGATTATTTAAAAAAAGAATCAAATATAGACGGAATCATAACTACAAAAGCTAATATTGTAAAGAGAGCAGTGGAATTAAATTTAAATGTAGTTCAACGATTTTTTTTCATAGATTCTATGTCTCTTGAAAATGCAATAGAAAGTTTAAGAAAAGTAAAACCACAAGCAATTGAAATAATGCCAGGTATATTACCTAAGGTTATAAAAAGAATTAATAAAGAATTTAGCAATATTCCTATAATTTGTGGTGGCTTAATAGATGAAAAAGAAGAAATAATTAAAGTTTTATCTTACGGTGCTATGGCTGTTTCAACAAGTAAATATGAGATATGGTAA